From a single Lactococcus carnosus genomic region:
- a CDS encoding iron-sulfur cluster biosynthesis family protein, whose product MKLTLDDAVLSRLSHWTTADVVLDYDQTIGETGRPVDGCAIGTRFRLIAIDKGTLPPQFDVVIDSNLAPIYFKKDGELFLTKDMTLTQNADFRVQLKDAGSLIDSNVQVLDLRSKVAD is encoded by the coding sequence ATGAAACTTACACTTGATGATGCAGTACTGAGCCGTTTAAGTCATTGGACTACGGCAGATGTCGTCTTAGATTATGACCAAACGATTGGTGAAACTGGTAGACCTGTAGATGGCTGTGCAATTGGCACACGATTTCGCTTGATTGCGATCGATAAGGGCACTTTACCACCTCAATTTGATGTTGTTATCGACTCGAATTTAGCACCCATCTATTTTAAAAAGGATGGCGAGCTATTTCTGACAAAAGATATGACCCTAACACAAAACGCGGATTTTCGTGTTCAGCTTAAAGATGCTGGGTCTCTAATTGATAGTAATGTCCAAGTCTTAGACTTAAGAAGCAAAGTAGCTGACTAA
- the gltB gene encoding glutamate synthase large subunit — MDKLQARQQTLWDQTFESDACGMGFIAQIDGKPTHELVDYAMTILERMNHRGGTGAEPDTGDGAGALFAMPHAFFDKITSEKLIDLPQAGDYAVGQFFLPKEADKKVALCKSITAELQADGYQIILTRDVPFNFDNCGPAAQDIMPAFVQFIISKPSDSKSGRDFEDRLYRLRRKLEKTFATSELFICSLSSKTIVYKGMLHAFQVRTFYPDLSDPDFKSTIALTHSRFSTNTFPSWDRAQPFRYLAHNGEINTLRGAENWMTSHKIEIYNEENSDSAKLENCMEYLYRNGRDMPHALLMMIPEAWGEEAGLSPELTSFYEYTSSFMAPWDGPAALVFTDGDTVGARLDRNGLRPSRYSITEDNFIVCSSESGVVDFAPSRVVEKGVLGPGNMMLVDTVNGKILRNEEVKKHYAAQYPYEKWLAKNLRHIDELASQGEFPEMSEASLQTMHKLFGYTDEVIRTVIVPMAEYGQEPVISMGYDSPLAVLSQKNQSLFTYFKQQFAQVTNPPIDAIREKIVVGTEVYLGRDGDLRSDDAANCVKLKLDSPVLSTLDFEKIAFSQDKKHKSKLISTLYDVTKETQNRLENALVDMFKAVEAAVDNGASIIILSDRDQAEGRMPMPILLATSGLYNYMVEKGKGSQFSIVVDTAEVNEVHHFATIIGYGASAIHPYGAYQTLVDYHMADKVESFRHAAEKGIIKVMSRMGISTISGYKGAQLFEAVGLSSAVVDNYFRGTVTRIGGLSLDQIETEYLERYAFAYGPRSQETLPSGGSYQFKTDGEHHIFNPLTIYNFQKAVRQGDYALYKAYAEELHVEADETPSNLRHIWEFNQKRTPVALSEVEPVENIVTRFKVGAMSFGSLSKEAHETIAEAMNSIGAKSNSGEGGENRARYYKKADGTNLNSKIKQIASGRFGVNAEYVMSAEELQIKLAQGAKPGEGGQLPGGKAFPWVAEIRGSTPGVTLISPPPHHDIYSIEDLAQLIYDLKAVNPYAKINVKLVSSTGVGTIATGCVKAGADKVVIAGYDGGTGASPRNSARDAGLPWEMGLAEAHQTLTMNNLRQRMTLETDGKLMTGRDIAVAALLGAEEYSFASLALVAVGCVMMRVCSLNTCPVGVATQNPELRAHFAGKPEHVVNAMNFLAQDLREIMADLGFRSVDEMIGHAEVLKPKFIAKGKSKSLDFSRIIGTTMPIERKVVDPFIEERQWKELDGFAKAAIDSGTGVTIKEPINNVTRTAGARMAGWIAERYGNYALTPGLIKYEYTGIAGQSFASFATQGMELTLIGEANDYIGKALSGGRIIVKPPVDAGFNVEASPIVGNVSLFGAVRGEAYFRGRAGERFCVRNSGAKVVVEGVGEHGCEYMTGGLAVILGSTGQNFAAGMSGGVAYVYDSKGDFASKVNMEMVDLYKVGQTRGDEVLKEMVENHATYTGSEKAKALLADWDNALDKFVKVYPTEYHEIKEIEHHLIEDGLTGAELEMATFEKAMSTPAEEKAELIKVGGQ, encoded by the coding sequence ATGGATAAATTACAAGCTAGACAGCAAACTTTGTGGGACCAGACTTTTGAGTCTGATGCCTGCGGTATGGGCTTTATTGCCCAAATAGATGGTAAACCGACACATGAACTAGTGGATTATGCGATGACGATTTTGGAGCGCATGAACCATCGTGGTGGTACGGGTGCCGAACCCGATACAGGTGATGGTGCAGGGGCACTTTTTGCCATGCCACACGCCTTTTTTGATAAAATAACATCAGAGAAATTGATCGATTTGCCTCAAGCAGGCGACTATGCAGTTGGTCAATTTTTCTTGCCTAAAGAAGCAGATAAAAAAGTAGCCCTTTGTAAATCAATTACAGCAGAATTACAAGCAGATGGTTACCAAATCATCTTAACGCGTGATGTGCCTTTTAATTTTGATAACTGTGGACCAGCTGCACAAGATATCATGCCAGCATTTGTTCAGTTTATTATCTCAAAACCTAGCGATAGTAAAAGTGGTCGTGATTTCGAAGATAGATTATATCGCTTGCGCCGCAAACTTGAAAAAACATTTGCGACTTCAGAATTATTTATCTGTTCATTATCTAGTAAAACAATCGTTTATAAAGGGATGCTACATGCCTTTCAAGTGCGTACCTTCTATCCTGACTTATCAGACCCTGACTTCAAGTCAACGATTGCGCTGACACACTCACGTTTTTCTACAAATACCTTCCCATCATGGGATCGTGCGCAGCCTTTTCGTTATCTTGCACATAATGGCGAGATCAATACCCTTCGTGGTGCTGAAAACTGGATGACATCGCACAAAATCGAAATTTATAACGAAGAAAACTCTGACTCAGCTAAACTCGAAAACTGTATGGAGTATCTCTACCGCAATGGTCGCGATATGCCACACGCCCTCTTGATGATGATTCCAGAAGCTTGGGGTGAAGAGGCTGGTTTATCACCAGAGTTGACGTCATTTTATGAATACACGTCTTCATTCATGGCACCTTGGGATGGTCCTGCTGCGCTAGTCTTTACAGATGGTGATACAGTTGGGGCACGTCTTGACCGGAATGGGCTTCGTCCTAGCCGTTATAGCATTACTGAGGATAACTTTATCGTCTGTTCATCAGAGTCAGGTGTTGTTGACTTTGCACCTAGCCGTGTTGTCGAAAAAGGGGTGCTTGGCCCTGGTAACATGATGCTAGTTGATACTGTAAATGGTAAAATCTTGCGTAATGAAGAAGTTAAAAAGCATTATGCAGCGCAATATCCTTATGAAAAATGGTTGGCAAAAAATCTCCGTCATATCGATGAGCTTGCATCTCAAGGTGAATTTCCAGAGATGTCCGAAGCGAGTCTGCAAACCATGCATAAGTTATTTGGCTACACAGATGAGGTTATCAGAACTGTTATTGTGCCGATGGCAGAATATGGTCAAGAACCTGTTATCTCAATGGGGTATGACAGTCCACTTGCCGTCTTATCTCAGAAAAACCAATCCCTCTTTACTTACTTTAAGCAACAGTTTGCTCAAGTAACCAATCCGCCAATTGATGCCATTCGGGAAAAAATTGTGGTTGGGACAGAAGTCTATCTTGGCCGTGACGGTGATTTGCGTTCAGATGATGCGGCAAACTGCGTTAAGCTTAAACTAGATAGTCCAGTCTTGTCTACATTAGACTTTGAAAAAATTGCCTTTAGTCAAGATAAGAAGCACAAATCTAAACTGATTTCGACACTTTATGATGTGACGAAGGAAACACAAAACCGATTGGAAAATGCGCTAGTTGACATGTTTAAAGCAGTTGAAGCAGCTGTAGACAACGGCGCTAGCATTATCATCCTAAGTGACCGTGACCAGGCAGAAGGCCGTATGCCGATGCCAATCTTACTTGCCACATCTGGCTTGTATAACTACATGGTTGAAAAAGGTAAAGGTAGCCAGTTCTCTATCGTTGTGGATACGGCAGAGGTTAATGAAGTGCATCACTTTGCGACAATCATTGGCTATGGTGCAAGTGCAATCCATCCTTATGGAGCTTATCAAACACTCGTTGATTACCATATGGCTGATAAGGTTGAATCTTTCCGTCATGCTGCTGAAAAAGGCATTATTAAAGTCATGAGTCGGATGGGGATTTCAACCATCTCAGGTTACAAAGGGGCGCAACTCTTTGAAGCTGTTGGCCTATCATCTGCTGTTGTCGATAACTATTTCCGTGGGACTGTTACGCGTATTGGTGGCTTGTCACTGGATCAGATCGAAACAGAATACTTGGAACGTTATGCCTTTGCTTACGGCCCTCGTAGCCAGGAGACGTTACCATCAGGTGGATCTTATCAGTTTAAAACAGACGGTGAACACCATATCTTTAACCCACTGACGATTTACAACTTCCAAAAAGCGGTTCGTCAAGGCGACTATGCGCTATATAAGGCCTACGCTGAAGAACTACATGTTGAGGCAGATGAAACACCGTCAAACCTCCGTCATATTTGGGAATTTAACCAAAAACGTACACCTGTTGCCCTGTCAGAAGTCGAACCAGTTGAAAATATCGTGACCCGCTTCAAAGTCGGTGCCATGAGTTTTGGATCGCTTTCTAAAGAAGCACATGAAACGATTGCAGAAGCCATGAACTCGATTGGCGCTAAATCAAACTCTGGTGAAGGCGGCGAAAATCGTGCACGTTACTATAAAAAAGCAGATGGCACAAATCTAAACTCTAAGATCAAACAAATCGCATCAGGTCGTTTTGGTGTTAATGCCGAATACGTCATGAGTGCAGAAGAATTACAAATTAAACTTGCCCAAGGTGCTAAGCCGGGTGAAGGTGGACAGTTACCAGGTGGGAAAGCCTTCCCATGGGTTGCTGAAATCCGTGGCTCAACGCCAGGGGTTACCTTGATTTCACCACCACCACATCATGATATTTATTCTATCGAAGATTTGGCACAGTTAATTTATGACCTTAAAGCAGTTAATCCTTATGCTAAAATTAATGTGAAACTCGTGTCTTCTACTGGTGTTGGTACCATTGCCACTGGCTGTGTTAAAGCTGGTGCGGACAAGGTTGTAATCGCCGGTTATGATGGTGGTACAGGCGCGTCTCCTCGTAACTCAGCACGTGATGCTGGCTTGCCGTGGGAGATGGGACTTGCAGAAGCCCATCAAACCTTAACCATGAATAACTTGCGTCAACGGATGACACTTGAAACAGATGGCAAATTAATGACAGGCCGTGATATCGCTGTCGCAGCATTACTAGGCGCTGAGGAGTATTCATTTGCCTCACTGGCTTTAGTCGCTGTAGGTTGTGTCATGATGCGCGTTTGTTCATTAAATACGTGTCCGGTTGGTGTGGCAACACAAAATCCAGAACTCCGTGCTCACTTTGCAGGGAAACCTGAGCATGTTGTCAATGCTATGAACTTCTTAGCACAAGATCTCAGAGAAATCATGGCTGATCTTGGCTTCCGTTCAGTGGACGAAATGATCGGTCATGCTGAAGTCTTGAAACCTAAGTTTATCGCCAAAGGTAAATCTAAATCACTTGATTTCAGTCGCATTATCGGGACAACGATGCCGATCGAACGTAAAGTTGTCGATCCATTTATCGAAGAACGTCAATGGAAAGAATTAGATGGCTTTGCTAAAGCTGCTATCGACAGTGGTACTGGTGTGACCATCAAAGAACCAATCAATAATGTCACACGTACCGCTGGTGCGCGGATGGCTGGTTGGATTGCTGAACGTTACGGTAACTATGCCCTGACGCCAGGTTTGATCAAATATGAGTACACAGGTATCGCTGGTCAATCCTTTGCATCATTTGCGACGCAAGGGATGGAGCTTACCTTGATTGGTGAAGCCAATGACTATATTGGTAAGGCCTTATCAGGTGGTCGTATTATTGTTAAACCGCCAGTAGATGCAGGCTTTAATGTTGAAGCCTCTCCAATCGTTGGTAACGTGTCACTATTTGGTGCAGTTCGTGGGGAAGCTTACTTCCGTGGTCGTGCTGGAGAACGCTTCTGTGTCCGTAACTCGGGTGCAAAAGTCGTTGTTGAAGGCGTTGGCGAACACGGGTGTGAGTATATGACAGGTGGTCTAGCTGTCATCCTCGGTAGTACAGGACAAAACTTCGCTGCTGGTATGAGTGGTGGTGTGGCTTATGTCTATGATAGCAAGGGTGACTTCGCCTCTAAAGTGAACATGGAGATGGTTGACCTCTATAAAGTGGGCCAAACTCGTGGTGACGAGGTCCTCAAAGAAATGGTTGAAAACCATGCAACCTATACAGGCTCAGAAAAGGCCAAAGCCTTACTTGCTGATTGGGATAATGCCCTTGATAAATTTGTCAAAGTTTATCCGACTGAGTACCATGAAATTAAAGAAATCGAGCATCATCTCATAGAAGACGGTCTGACAGGAGCAGAGCTTGAAATGGCAACATTTGAAAAAGCGATGAGTACGCCTGCTGAAGAAAAGGCTGAATTAATAAAAGTAGGAGGACAGTAA
- a CDS encoding glutamate synthase subunit beta → MADPFGFMKYKRKDNPYRSVSERVLDFKELQIPLDVEERKEQAARCMGCGIPFCHEGDFYGGGRAVSGCPNDNLIPEWNDLVYRNEFKKAFERLSRTNPIPEMTGRVCPAPCEKSCTESLNGEGVTIHDNERFIIDNAFEQGWVADSGRPKERTDFTIAIVGSGPAGLSAAWRLNQLGHNVTIYERADRFGGLLMYGIPNMKLDKDIVQRRIDVMKEVGIEFIANTEIGRDIAYDTLTSNYDRVIIATGASVPRDLTIPGRELSGVKLAVDFLTDITKIVLSNGDKKMRQSLKGKHVVVIGGGDTGNDCIGTAVRLGAASVTQLEITPELPGERTASNPWPEYPMVGRKGYGQEEAIAAGNINLTRYATSTTEFVGAERGQLIAINTVKVGPDFKPLAGTEETLKADLVLLAMGFTGAEQSVFQGFGITQIFDDNTTNNEKVYVSGDAKRGPSLVIWGIREGRKTAEKIDDTLRVLVTQ, encoded by the coding sequence ATGGCAGATCCATTTGGCTTTATGAAGTACAAACGTAAGGATAATCCTTATCGTTCGGTTTCTGAACGTGTGTTAGACTTTAAAGAATTACAAATCCCCCTTGATGTTGAAGAGCGAAAAGAACAAGCAGCACGCTGTATGGGCTGTGGGATTCCTTTCTGTCATGAAGGTGACTTTTATGGTGGTGGTCGTGCAGTATCGGGCTGTCCTAACGATAATCTTATTCCTGAATGGAATGACTTAGTTTACCGTAATGAGTTTAAAAAAGCCTTCGAACGCTTGTCACGGACAAATCCTATTCCTGAGATGACAGGACGCGTATGTCCTGCACCATGTGAAAAAAGTTGTACCGAATCCTTAAACGGTGAAGGGGTTACCATCCATGATAATGAACGCTTTATCATCGATAATGCCTTTGAACAAGGGTGGGTAGCTGATAGTGGTCGGCCTAAAGAACGGACTGACTTTACCATCGCAATCGTTGGCTCTGGCCCTGCTGGTCTTTCTGCAGCATGGCGCCTTAACCAATTAGGTCATAACGTGACGATTTATGAACGTGCTGACCGCTTTGGTGGCTTGCTCATGTACGGTATCCCAAATATGAAACTGGATAAAGATATCGTTCAACGTCGGATTGATGTCATGAAAGAAGTTGGTATCGAATTTATTGCCAATACTGAAATTGGTCGTGATATCGCCTATGATACATTGACATCAAATTATGATCGTGTTATCATCGCAACAGGTGCAAGTGTACCACGTGATTTGACTATTCCAGGTCGTGAACTAAGCGGTGTCAAGTTGGCGGTTGATTTCTTAACAGATATCACAAAAATTGTCTTGTCAAATGGTGACAAAAAAATGCGCCAATCACTTAAAGGTAAACACGTGGTTGTTATCGGTGGTGGGGATACAGGTAATGACTGTATCGGAACTGCTGTGCGACTTGGTGCTGCTAGTGTGACACAGCTTGAAATAACACCTGAGTTACCTGGTGAGCGTACAGCGTCAAATCCATGGCCAGAATATCCCATGGTTGGACGCAAAGGCTACGGTCAAGAAGAAGCCATCGCTGCAGGTAACATCAATTTGACACGTTATGCGACATCGACGACTGAATTTGTCGGTGCAGAACGTGGCCAATTGATCGCCATCAACACCGTTAAAGTAGGACCTGACTTTAAACCACTTGCAGGGACTGAAGAAACGCTTAAAGCAGATCTTGTTTTACTTGCCATGGGCTTTACTGGTGCAGAACAATCAGTCTTCCAAGGCTTTGGCATTACGCAAATCTTTGATGACAATACAACAAATAATGAAAAAGTATATGTCTCTGGCGATGCAAAACGTGGTCCCTCTCTTGTTATCTGGGGCATTCGTGAAGGCCGTAAAACAGCTGAAAAAATCGATGATACGTTACGCGTGTTAGTGACACAATAA
- a CDS encoding metal-sulfur cluster assembly factor, with amino-acid sequence MANYTTEEVEKIKDRILSALEGVIDPELGVDIINLGLVYAIEFEDSGRTEIQMTLTTMGCPLADLLTDQIHDALKEVPEVSEVEVKLVWYPAWSVDKMSRYARIALGIR; translated from the coding sequence ATGGCAAATTATACAACAGAAGAAGTTGAAAAAATTAAAGACAGAATTCTGTCAGCATTAGAAGGCGTAATCGACCCAGAACTAGGGGTTGATATTATCAACCTCGGTCTGGTATATGCGATTGAGTTTGAAGATTCTGGTAGAACAGAAATCCAAATGACGCTGACGACGATGGGCTGCCCACTTGCAGACCTCTTGACTGATCAAATCCACGACGCCCTAAAAGAAGTACCAGAAGTCTCTGAAGTTGAAGTGAAACTGGTTTGGTACCCTGCATGGAGCGTTGACAAAATGAGCCGCTATGCGCGGATCGCTTTAGGGATTAGATAA